The Candidatus Dadabacteria bacterium genome contains a region encoding:
- a CDS encoding formyltransferase family protein — MKILILASGRGTNFEKIHSTQMELEQNGGKNYGTIEHVFSNDPEAPVLAKAEALKIETSSISSEKFFADIGKPPSDEGGRILYDSAVISLIEEVLEPDLVVLAGYRRRLSRMFTDRFANRILNLYPGDTTKDYLVRGKIACVQALENGEKTIRCTVYLENNPETRFGTVIAQSADISLEGFAVGDVETMEEKTREQGEWKLFPFVVHDLIANGRVAIDEKNSIYVDGQRTGESGFSLQL; from the coding sequence ATGAAAATTCTCATTCTTGCCTCGGGCAGAGGAACAAACTTCGAGAAAATACACTCAACGCAGATGGAGCTTGAGCAAAATGGCGGAAAAAATTATGGAACCATAGAGCATGTCTTTTCAAACGACCCCGAGGCCCCGGTTCTCGCGAAGGCGGAAGCGCTTAAGATCGAAACCTCCTCCATAAGTTCCGAGAAATTCTTCGCAGATATTGGGAAGCCCCCTTCGGATGAAGGCGGACGGATTCTTTACGATTCAGCCGTAATTTCCCTTATTGAAGAGGTTCTTGAGCCCGATCTCGTGGTGCTGGCGGGTTACAGGAGGAGATTAAGCCGCATGTTTACCGATAGATTCGCAAACAGGATCTTAAACCTCTACCCTGGGGACACGACAAAGGACTACCTCGTAAGAGGCAAAATCGCGTGCGTCCAGGCGTTAGAGAACGGGGAGAAGACCATAAGATGTACCGTCTATCTTGAAAACAACCCCGAAACAAGGTTCGGAACCGTGATCGCCCAGTCAGCCGATATATCCCTTGAGGGCTTCGCCGTCGGGGACGTGGAGACGATGGAAGAGAAAACCAGAGAACAGGGGGAATGGAAACTGTTTCCCTTCGTAGTCCATGACCTGATCGCAAACGGAAGGGTGGCAATTGACGAGAAAAACAGTATTTACGTTGACGGCCAACGGACAGGCGAAAGCGGTTTTTCTCTCCAGCTCTGA
- a CDS encoding helix-turn-helix transcriptional regulator encodes MNDLARKLTELRQLRGKTLRAVEAETGISNAYLSQMENGKVEKPRPHVLYRLAEYYGVRYEDLMVAAGYLTRNDEERPEDTELAEIQLMSAGLSDDQKKILKRFIRFLQQSQEED; translated from the coding sequence ATGAATGACTTAGCTAGAAAATTAACAGAGCTACGCCAGCTGAGAGGAAAGACGCTTCGTGCAGTAGAAGCGGAGACAGGAATTTCTAACGCATATCTATCACAGATGGAGAACGGGAAGGTAGAGAAACCCCGTCCCCATGTCCTGTACAGACTCGCAGAGTACTACGGTGTCCGGTATGAAGACTTGATGGTTGCGGCTGGATATCTGACACGGAATGATGAAGAACGGCCAGAGGATACAGAGCTTGCCGAGATCCAGCTAATGAGCGCCGGCCTAAGTGACGACCAGAAGAAAATATTGAAGAGATTCATACGCTTCTTGCAACAATCTCAGGAGGAAGATTGA
- a CDS encoding multiubiquitin domain-containing protein, whose amino-acid sequence MESIKNRYESPDDGQGPFFVAVAKANFDFQQSFQVDDPKVTGRQLLEAAGFRPPEEHLLFQVLDSGVLEERRLDETVELCEKETERFIVFKSDRSFRVEIDGQRFEWGAPELTGLIAKQMVGADPACIGIWLERRDEPDLFIRDNDIVKLGTKGVEKLRTGPVFPLWIEDKEFQWFEQTITTKQIAELGGWDPSQGVQQIDLTTNEARTLKPDEVVDLKDLKRFAKKIGWQRG is encoded by the coding sequence ATGGAATCTATTAAAAATAGATATGAGAGCCCAGATGACGGGCAAGGACCATTTTTCGTTGCAGTGGCTAAAGCCAATTTCGATTTCCAGCAGTCCTTTCAGGTGGATGACCCCAAGGTCACGGGTCGGCAACTACTCGAGGCAGCAGGCTTCAGACCGCCGGAAGAGCATCTACTATTCCAGGTGCTAGACAGTGGGGTGCTTGAAGAGCGCAGACTGGACGAAACAGTTGAGTTGTGCGAGAAAGAAACAGAACGCTTCATCGTGTTCAAGAGCGACCGATCCTTCCGCGTTGAGATCGACGGGCAACGTTTCGAATGGGGTGCTCCCGAACTGACTGGGTTGATTGCGAAGCAGATGGTGGGTGCAGATCCCGCTTGCATAGGAATCTGGCTAGAACGGCGAGACGAACCCGATCTTTTCATCCGGGATAACGACATTGTGAAACTTGGGACGAAAGGGGTAGAAAAACTCCGCACCGGGCCAGTGTTCCCACTCTGGATCGAAGACAAAGAGTTCCAGTGGTTCGAGCAGACCATTACTACGAAGCAGATTGCTGAGCTTGGTGGCTGGGATCCATCGCAGGGCGTTCAGCAGATTGACTTGACCACAAACGAGGCCCGCACACTCAAGCCGGATGAAGTCGTAGACCTGAAAGATCTCAAGAGATTTGCGAAGAAAATCGGGTGGCAGCGTGGTTGA
- a CDS encoding ThiF family adenylyltransferase, translating to MDRFDRQRKIFGDEGQKRLCATTVGIVGGGGLGSFMVLELAYLGIGKIVIIDHDLLEESNRNRLVGAWMSHADGTPKVQILRELGKLIDSEVEIEVIQACIEDPEARDALAGVDIVVGCLDHDGPRSVLNEFCCKHGLPLIDVASDTIPEEDKVAFGGRVCVATPATGCLVCFGVLDQDELQEYYASPEQRVDRDTIYGVPKGTLVGGGPSVITVNGVVASIAATELMVLVTQLRAPVAHQDWRGHVGCLYRVVDHEEDCYYCSLRPVAQE from the coding sequence ATGGATAGGTTTGATAGGCAACGAAAGATCTTCGGAGACGAAGGGCAGAAACGCCTGTGTGCTACAACGGTTGGTATCGTCGGTGGGGGAGGCTTAGGCTCGTTTATGGTGCTTGAACTTGCCTATCTGGGGATTGGGAAAATTGTGATCATTGACCACGACCTACTTGAGGAATCGAACCGGAACCGACTGGTTGGGGCTTGGATGTCACATGCGGACGGGACGCCCAAGGTTCAGATACTGCGCGAGCTTGGCAAGCTTATTGACTCCGAGGTCGAGATCGAAGTGATACAGGCGTGTATTGAGGATCCCGAAGCGAGAGATGCCCTTGCGGGGGTGGACATCGTTGTGGGATGTCTTGACCACGATGGTCCCCGGTCCGTGCTGAATGAATTTTGCTGCAAACACGGTTTGCCGCTTATCGATGTGGCAAGCGACACGATTCCCGAAGAAGACAAGGTTGCTTTCGGCGGGCGGGTTTGTGTCGCAACGCCGGCTACGGGCTGCCTAGTGTGTTTTGGGGTATTAGACCAGGATGAGCTTCAAGAGTATTACGCTTCGCCGGAGCAGCGTGTTGACCGGGACACTATCTACGGCGTGCCCAAAGGAACTTTGGTTGGTGGTGGTCCGTCAGTAATCACGGTCAATGGGGTAGTAGCGTCGATTGCAGCGACGGAGCTGATGGTGTTGGTGACCCAACTCCGTGCTCCTGTCGCGCATCAGGACTGGAGGGGCCATGTGGGTTGCCTGTATCGTGTTGTTGATCACGAGGAGGACTGCTACTACTGTAGCTTGCGCCCTGTTGCACAAGAATAA
- a CDS encoding phosphatidate cytidylyltransferase, with translation MTESRNLIMRIVTAVVAVPILLLIFYYGGVYYLALMCLIAALCSIEFFALAGPDIRKTRKIYITAISLLLIVSAFFDFRLMSLFFTFLIFLSIILEFRKKDFSDCLRDLGMTLLPLIYFGWMLAHGVLLRNIPGGVDVGDYGFFNGGPGDVGFFLVVLAVSCTFLNDAGAYSFGKAFGKKKLASHISSGKTVVGLIGGFFVSVVSAFVVNFIFSNPLPSLWVVLYAVIIAAAAVAGDLFESTIKRGAGVKDSGSLIPGHGGVLDRFDSLIFVFPCTYYTSLVFFHLSETGVAL, from the coding sequence ATGACAGAAAGCAGAAACCTGATCATGAGAATCGTTACGGCCGTCGTGGCCGTGCCGATTCTTCTTCTCATATTCTACTACGGGGGAGTGTACTATCTCGCTTTGATGTGTCTGATCGCGGCTCTGTGCTCCATCGAGTTCTTCGCGCTTGCGGGCCCCGACATACGGAAGACGAGAAAGATTTATATTACGGCCATCTCCCTGCTTCTGATCGTGAGCGCGTTTTTCGACTTCAGGCTCATGAGCCTTTTTTTCACCTTCCTGATATTTCTCTCCATAATACTCGAATTCCGCAAAAAGGATTTCAGCGACTGCCTGCGGGACTTGGGCATGACCCTTCTGCCGCTTATATATTTCGGCTGGATGCTTGCCCACGGGGTGTTGCTTAGAAATATCCCGGGCGGCGTGGACGTGGGGGACTACGGTTTCTTCAACGGGGGTCCCGGGGATGTCGGTTTTTTCCTCGTGGTGCTTGCGGTTTCATGCACTTTTCTTAACGACGCCGGAGCGTATTCCTTCGGAAAAGCTTTCGGGAAAAAGAAGCTTGCCAGTCATATAAGTTCGGGCAAGACCGTGGTGGGGCTCATCGGGGGATTCTTTGTTTCGGTCGTAAGCGCCTTCGTGGTGAATTTCATATTCAGCAATCCCCTTCCTTCTCTCTGGGTGGTTCTTTACGCGGTAATAATAGCCGCGGCCGCGGTTGCGGGAGACCTTTTCGAATCCACCATAAAAAGGGGAGCGGGGGTAAAGGATTCCGGTTCCCTGATTCCCGGACATGGCGGGGTGCTTGACAGGTTCGACAGCCTGATATTTGTCTTTCCTTGCACATACTATACTTCCCTGGTTTTCTTTCACCTGAGCGAGACAGGCGTCGCATTGTAA
- the ybeY gene encoding rRNA maturation RNase YbeY translates to MEISIVDREEFIDEPGKEELVRLVERILAYLDLSARSELCVSLVSDVDMRELNRRYRQIDTTTDVLCFPQKSDVSPDLLGDIVISYQTALRHSRRLEITVEEELRLLIVHAVLHLLGFDHKKKKERETMRKKEKEVLSYLAD, encoded by the coding sequence ATGGAGATATCCATAGTGGACAGGGAGGAATTCATTGACGAACCGGGGAAGGAAGAACTGGTGCGCCTAGTTGAAAGAATACTTGCGTATCTTGATCTCTCCGCCCGAAGCGAGCTCTGCGTCTCGCTTGTGAGCGACGTCGACATGCGGGAACTTAACCGGCGTTACAGGCAGATTGACACGACTACGGATGTTCTCTGCTTTCCGCAGAAAAGTGATGTAAGCCCCGATCTTCTAGGCGATATAGTGATATCCTACCAGACGGCCCTCCGCCACTCCCGGAGGCTTGAGATCACGGTTGAAGAAGAACTGCGTCTGCTTATAGTCCATGCGGTCCTGCACCTGCTTGGATTCGACCACAAGAAGAAAAAAGAAAGAGAGACAATGCGCAAGAAGGAGAAAGAGGTGCTTAGCTACCTTGCTGATTAA
- the vapB gene encoding type II toxin-antitoxin system VapB family antitoxin, whose product MATAKIFKNGRSQAVRIPKDFAFEGVTELTVRKVGQKLILEPVRKSWLTLNEESEPVGDDFLAERPDLFAIDESRGKFE is encoded by the coding sequence ATGGCCACTGCGAAGATCTTTAAAAATGGTCGTAGCCAAGCCGTTCGCATTCCGAAGGATTTTGCTTTTGAGGGAGTGACCGAACTGACCGTGAGGAAGGTGGGTCAGAAACTGATCCTGGAACCCGTACGCAAGTCCTGGTTGACTCTGAATGAAGAAAGCGAACCGGTAGGCGATGATTTCCTGGCAGAGCGTCCAGATTTGTTTGCGATTGACGAAAGCCGGGGAAAATTTGAATGA
- a CDS encoding type II toxin-antitoxin system VapC family toxin — MTYMLDTNICSYIMRQHSRSILETLENRAAEGHILCMSVITYQELRFGAERVGSAKYHARIDKFCERLDYVADWTTECADRFAVTQSSLLRRGSPIGFADAMIASHALIINATLVTNNQKHFSQVEGLQLENWFPA, encoded by the coding sequence ATGACCTACATGCTTGACACCAATATCTGCAGCTACATAATGCGGCAACATTCGCGGTCTATTCTGGAGACCCTTGAGAACAGGGCCGCTGAGGGCCACATTCTCTGCATGTCAGTTATCACTTACCAGGAGTTGCGGTTTGGTGCCGAGCGCGTCGGGTCCGCGAAATACCACGCACGCATTGATAAGTTCTGCGAACGCCTTGATTACGTGGCCGACTGGACGACTGAATGCGCGGACCGATTTGCCGTTACGCAGTCGTCGCTGCTCAGAAGAGGAAGCCCCATCGGATTTGCTGATGCGATGATCGCTTCCCATGCCCTTATAATTAACGCTACGCTTGTCACCAATAACCAGAAGCATTTTTCTCAGGTGGAAGGCCTCCAGCTGGAAAACTGGTTCCCCGCCTGA
- the scpB gene encoding SMC-Scp complex subunit ScpB produces the protein MDDRSSLQNIIECLIFVSKQPLTIQEISEFLKDVEKEEITDALSELQGRWEEMGRSFILSSVAEGYQFRTRPEYSQYIVEFNKEIKKFRLSKASLEVLAIMAYEQPVTKIEVEKIRGVDCSSSVSMLLDRRFIEIAGRKEVPGKPFLYKTTNLFLETFGLKSLKDLPTVKEIEKIKEDLKESG, from the coding sequence ATGGACGATAGAAGTTCTCTTCAAAATATAATAGAATGCTTGATATTCGTTTCGAAACAACCCTTAACCATTCAGGAAATCTCCGAGTTCCTGAAGGACGTCGAGAAAGAAGAGATAACCGACGCCCTGAGCGAACTCCAGGGGCGCTGGGAGGAGATGGGACGAAGTTTCATTCTAAGCAGCGTCGCCGAGGGATATCAGTTCAGGACCCGTCCTGAGTATTCGCAATACATAGTCGAGTTTAACAAGGAAATAAAGAAGTTCAGGCTTTCGAAAGCCTCCCTCGAAGTGCTTGCCATAATGGCTTATGAGCAACCCGTTACGAAGATCGAGGTTGAAAAAATAAGAGGGGTGGACTGCTCAAGCAGCGTAAGCATGCTACTTGATAGAAGATTCATCGAGATTGCGGGAAGAAAGGAAGTTCCGGGAAAGCCTTTTCTCTACAAAACCACAAATCTTTTTCTCGAGACGTTCGGCCTTAAGAGTCTGAAGGACCTCCCTACAGTAAAGGAAATCGAGAAAATTAAGGAAGATCTGAAAGAATCCGGATGA
- a CDS encoding segregation/condensation protein A yields the protein MIAERNEEMEDPQSAYSVQLEIFNGPLDLLLHLIKKHEVDIYDIPIALITEQYLEYLEFLKDVNLEIVGDYMAMAAELGYIKSRMLLPRIKEEGEEEEEDPREELVRRLLEYEKYRSAAAELGGMEILGKDVFLAGYDRREMFGEPEEETEFVKFDLWSLVDTFSKICEDREKAETREISLAPQTYTVAVRKTQVTAPMRREIAVLFAHLCEGDKNRMKLVVTFLSILELLKDGILDVFQPTFEEPIKIILREENGR from the coding sequence GTGATTGCCGAGAGAAACGAAGAAATGGAAGACCCTCAGTCAGCCTACAGCGTACAGCTCGAGATATTCAACGGCCCGCTTGACCTGCTGCTTCACCTCATAAAGAAACACGAGGTGGACATCTACGACATACCCATCGCGCTCATAACCGAGCAGTACCTTGAATATCTTGAGTTCCTGAAGGACGTGAACCTCGAGATCGTCGGGGACTACATGGCCATGGCGGCCGAACTGGGGTACATAAAGTCGCGCATGCTTCTTCCCAGGATAAAGGAGGAAGGCGAAGAGGAAGAAGAGGACCCCAGGGAGGAACTCGTAAGGCGCCTGCTTGAGTATGAGAAGTACAGAAGCGCGGCGGCGGAACTCGGGGGGATGGAAATTCTCGGAAAAGATGTTTTCCTGGCGGGTTACGACCGCAGGGAAATGTTCGGAGAACCGGAAGAAGAGACGGAATTCGTGAAATTCGACCTCTGGTCCCTGGTGGATACCTTCTCCAAGATATGCGAGGACAGGGAGAAGGCCGAGACAAGGGAAATATCCCTAGCCCCGCAGACTTACACCGTTGCTGTAAGAAAAACTCAGGTAACAGCACCAATGAGAAGGGAAATAGCCGTTCTTTTCGCGCATCTCTGTGAAGGGGATAAAAACCGCATGAAACTCGTGGTAACCTTTCTCTCGATACTGGAGCTGCTGAAAGACGGCATCCTGGATGTTTTTCAGCCGACCTTCGAAGAACCCATAAAGATAATTCTGAGGGAAGAAAATGGACGATAG
- a CDS encoding site-2 protease family protein: MNYEFLIILVPVILFSLTIHEYAHALVAYRLGDDTAKRQGRLSLNPLVHLDVLGTLLLFIVHFGWAKPVPVDPRNFRNPKKDMLMVAIAGPISNILTAIAAAVILKALFENFAAIPPGSGADVAARMLVWFMYIGIVLAVFNMIPVPPLDGSRVLYGLLPDSLAYRYARFETYGIFILFAFFLFGGQFLGYFIRVPVVIFIQMCNFSPSELEIVIRAMNP; encoded by the coding sequence ATGAACTACGAATTTCTCATAATACTGGTCCCCGTAATCCTTTTTTCCCTCACCATACATGAGTACGCCCACGCGCTTGTGGCCTACAGGCTCGGGGACGACACGGCGAAGAGACAGGGAAGACTCTCGCTTAACCCTCTCGTGCACCTTGACGTCCTCGGAACCCTGCTGCTTTTCATCGTGCATTTCGGATGGGCGAAACCGGTTCCCGTTGACCCGAGGAACTTCAGGAACCCGAAAAAAGACATGCTTATGGTCGCGATTGCGGGCCCCATATCCAACATTCTGACCGCGATTGCGGCGGCTGTGATTCTAAAGGCCTTATTTGAGAACTTCGCGGCCATACCCCCGGGAAGCGGGGCCGACGTTGCAGCGCGGATGCTCGTGTGGTTCATGTACATAGGGATAGTGCTTGCCGTTTTCAACATGATCCCCGTTCCGCCGCTTGACGGCTCGCGGGTGCTTTACGGGCTGCTTCCCGACAGCCTCGCCTACAGGTACGCAAGATTTGAAACTTACGGAATATTCATTCTTTTCGCCTTTTTCCTGTTCGGCGGGCAGTTCCTGGGTTACTTCATACGCGTTCCTGTGGTTATCTTTATACAAATGTGCAATTTCAGCCCGAGCGAACTCGAGATCGTGATCCGGGCGATGAACCCGTAG
- the xerD gene encoding site-specific tyrosine recombinase XerD — protein sequence MDEHLDSFLVYLTVNRGLSKNTIQSYSRDISSLVAFLDKRGIYDPAAVSEDEIAAFFDHLRKKKLSPRSVARNIVSIKQFFRFLLTESVITEDPLRNTVSPKPAKTLPHTLSLEEVERLLREPEEGKSAEALRDRAMLEVLYATGVRVSELVSLELNRVNLDHGYVITLGKGSKERIVPIGGDAIRKVRDYLSDSRPKLLRERASEYLFVTSRTGSKMSRQRFWRMIKNYALAAGIHSHITPHVLRHSFATHLLERGADLRSIQAMLGHSDISTTQIYTYVEKERLKRIHEKSHPRA from the coding sequence ATGGATGAGCACCTCGATTCGTTCCTTGTGTATCTTACGGTGAACAGGGGCCTTTCGAAAAACACCATTCAGTCATATTCAAGGGACATATCATCCCTCGTGGCCTTTCTAGACAAAAGGGGTATATACGACCCCGCCGCCGTAAGCGAAGACGAAATAGCCGCTTTTTTCGACCACCTGAGGAAAAAGAAGCTCTCCCCGAGAAGCGTGGCGAGAAACATAGTTTCCATAAAGCAGTTCTTCAGGTTCCTTCTCACAGAAAGCGTCATAACCGAGGATCCGCTAAGAAACACCGTCTCTCCAAAGCCCGCGAAAACCCTCCCCCACACTCTCTCGCTTGAAGAGGTCGAGAGGCTCCTCCGGGAGCCCGAGGAAGGCAAGTCCGCAGAGGCGCTGCGGGATCGCGCGATGCTCGAGGTTCTCTACGCCACCGGGGTCAGGGTATCGGAACTGGTCTCACTTGAGCTCAACCGCGTCAATCTTGACCACGGCTACGTCATCACCCTCGGCAAAGGAAGCAAGGAGAGGATAGTTCCCATAGGCGGCGACGCCATCAGGAAAGTAAGGGACTACCTTTCAGACTCAAGACCGAAACTTCTTCGCGAAAGAGCTTCGGAGTACCTTTTCGTTACCTCCAGAACCGGCTCCAAGATGAGCCGCCAGCGCTTCTGGCGAATGATAAAGAACTATGCGCTCGCCGCGGGCATACACTCCCACATAACCCCCCACGTGCTCCGCCACTCCTTCGCCACGCACCTGCTTGAGCGGGGGGCCGACCTGCGGTCCATACAGGCCATGCTCGGTCACTCGGACATATCCACGACCCAGATATACACTTATGTTGAGAAGGAGAGGCTTAAGCGCATACACGAAAAATCTCATCCAAGAGCGTAA